A genomic region of Pongo pygmaeus isolate AG05252 chromosome 7, NHGRI_mPonPyg2-v2.0_pri, whole genome shotgun sequence contains the following coding sequences:
- the SOX7 gene encoding transcription factor SOX-7: MASLLGAYPWPEGLECPALDAELSDGQSPPAAPRPPGDKGSESRIRRPMNAFMVWAKDERKRLAVQNPDLHNAELSKMLGKSWKALTLSQKRPYVDEAERLRLQHMQDYPNYKYRPRRKKQAKRLCKRVDPGFLLSSLSRDQNALPEKRSSSRGALGEKEDRGEYSPGTALPSLRGCYHEGPASGGGGGTPSSVDTYPYGLPTPPEMSPLDVLEPEQTFFSSPCQEEHGHPRRIPHLPGHPYSPEYAPSPLHCSHPLGSLALGQSPGVSMMSPVPGCPPSPAYYSPATYHPLHSNLQAHLGQLSPPPEHPGFDALDQLSQVELLGDMDRNEFDQYLNTPGHPDSAPGAMALSGHVPVSQVTPTGPTETSLISVLADATATYYNSYSVS, from the exons ATGGCCTCGCTGCTGGGAGCCTACCCTTGGCCCGAGGGTCTCGAGTGCCCGGCCCTGGACGCCGAGCTGTCGGATGGACAGTCGCCGCCGGCCGCCCCCCGGCCCCCGGGGGACAAGGGCTCCGAGAGCCGTATCCGGCGGCCCATGAACGCCTTCATGGTTTGGGCCAAGGACGAGAGGAAACGGCTGGCGGTGCAGAACCCGGACCTGCATAACGCCGAGCTCAGCAAGATGCTGG GAAAGTCGTGGAAGGCGCTGACGCTGTCCCAGAAGAGGCCGTACGTGGATGAGGCGGAGCGGCTGCGCTTGCAGCACATGCAGGACTACCCCAACTACAAGTACCGGCCGCGCAGGAAGAAGCAGGCCAAGCGGCTGTGCAAGCGCGTGGACCCGGGCTTCCTCCTGAGCTCCCTCTCTCGGGACCAGAACGCCCTGCCGGAGAAGAGAAGCAGCAGCCGGGGGGCGCTGGGGGAGAAGGAGGACAGGGGTGAGTACTCCCCTGGCACTGCCCTGCCCAGCCTCCGGGGCTGCTACCACGAGGGGCCGGCTAGTGGTGGCGGCGGCGGCACCCCGAGCAGTGTGGACACGTACCCGTACGGGCTGCCCACACCTCCTGAAATGTCTCCCCTGGACGTGCTGGAGCCGGAGCAGACCTTCTTCTCCTCCCCCTGCCAGGAGGAGCATGGCCATCCCCGCCGCATCCCCCACCTGCCAGGGCACCCGTACTCACCGGAGTACGCCCCCAGCCCTCTCCACTGTAGCCACCCCCTGGGCTCCCTGGCCCTTGGCCAGTCCCCCGGCGTCTCCATGATGTCCCCTGTACCCGGCTGTCCCCCATCTCCTGCCTATTACTCCCCGGCCACCTACCACCCTCTCCACTCCAACCTCCAAGCCCACCTGGGCCAGCTCTCCCCGCCTCCTGAGCACCCTGGCTTCGACGCTCTGGATCAACTGAGCCAGGTGGAACTCCTGGGGGACATGGATCGCAATGAATTCGACCAGTATTTGAACACTCCTGGCCACCCAGACTCTGCCCCAGGGGCCATGGCCCTCAGTGGGCATGTTCCGGTTTCCCAGGTGACACCAACGGGTCCCACAGAGACCAGCCTCATCTCCGTCCTGGCTGATGCCACGGCCACGTACTACAACAGCTACAGTGTGTCATAG